The genomic interval TGAAAaagaaaaactaaataaattttttatatataatgcaTTTGAATACATTCATTCCCTAACGTTTTTGTCTGATGATTGAGTTTAAATGTATATTCAATATTCAATTTCCACAGAGAATTGATTATATATATCCTAGCTAGATTTGGTTATGGTACATAATACTTTCAAAACTAGCCCACATTCCTCGAACTTTTTGCAGGTGCATAATACTCTCAAAACCAGCCACATTCCTCAAGTTTGTTCTGTGTAAAAGTCGACTACCAGCCTACACAGCTCTAGTCAGTGGGGCTGAAATTGGAAACGAACTGGCGTAATCGTCCCACGATCAGTTATCTATCAGAAGATGTTAGTTTTGGTGGTGATCCGTCATTTGAAAACTCGAAAAACCTCGTAAAAGTTCATGGCTGTGTCTTGTTTGTTTGTTGCATTGGATTTCCTGAATGAGTGGATACCTGCTTCAACAATTAAGCATTGATCTCTTCCCTCATGTTAATCATGTAGTATTCAATGTTAACAGCTAGGTGTACAGTTCGTCGAACTTTCGTTTCCATTTTTCATGCATAACATGATTCCACTTCCTTATCAAGTAGAAGTCCAACTTTACACCAAATATAAATGTTTGAACGTCAAGTTTCTTGATTGAAACATGGTGGAAAATGCACTAATAATAGTATTGACAGAATGATGGTATGAACATTTTCAATGTTAATATAAATTTCATGAAGATAATCAACTCAcaaataattataaatcaaataatttctaccaggaaaaataaaatacaaaaataaaaatggaaAGAACCATTGCCTTTAAAGTCCCACTGCATGTTATAACAAAGTATACATCAAGATGATAACAACTCAAGTTTGATACATgtcttatattttttttccataaCTTCTTCTGTTATAACTATCCTTCATCTTCTGCGTCTCCAAGTCACCGAACACGCCGTATACGCCGATCTCGTCTTCGTAGCCATTATGTTCATTGTCACTAGCTTGATCAAGATCCATCAAATCTTCACCGTACCGAAAACTTTTGATCTTCGCATTCGATCCCTTGGGATTTGGTTCCTGCCCTTTAAGAAGGCTTACCACTTCCTTCATGTTAGGCCTTTTCTCTGCCTCAGTTTGAACACACAATGCAGCGACATTTACCGTCCTTATCAACTGATTTTCGTCGAAATTCCCCCGTAGCTTAGGATCTACGAGATCTCTGAACCTCCCTCTAGATATGAATGGCTCCGACCATTCCGTGATGGTCCGTTTAATGCCACCGGGAAGCTTCTCAATAGGCTTTCTTCCGGTGACCATCTCTAGCAGCAGAATTCCAAAGCTGTAGACATCACAACTCTCGGAAACCTTTCCCCACATCGCATACTCAGGCGCGAGGTATCCTAACGTGCCTTTTACTCGTGTAGTCATGTGACTAACGCCCTCCGGGATCAGCTTGGCGAACCCGAAATCCGCCACTAATGGATCAAAATTGGAGTCCAACAGCACATTGCTAGCCTTGATGTCTCTGTGAATGATATGGGGTGTCACCTCATGGTGCAAGTACCTAAATATCATGAGGGAACAAAGACACATTATTTCTATTTTCATATACAAATAATAAATCCTTTACTTGCACAAACAATTTATGGAAAATGTTTCcttgaaatatattttaaaaattaatcaaGAAACACATAAAGGTTTGGTTATGGTTTACTACAGAGACattgtttttttctttattaaattttaaaatataatttgatgaCATAATGTCATAatgaataattttaaaatacaatagaAAAGAGTTGTGGCTGAGTCTCGAATCCCAGACCTCGTCCTAAACCTGATATCTTGATGTCAGATGAGCTTTCAGCCATCGACACAACAAATTATTCAAATGTTAGCATGACAAGAATCTTACAACAAGCCTTCAGCAGATCCAAGTGCAATTTTCATTCTCTTCTTCCAATCAAGCTGAACTTCTCCAGCAAACTGACCATGTAAATGAGAGAGCAAGCTGAGATTCGGCATGTAGTCATATACGATGAGACGTTGATCGTTCCCGGCACAGTAGCCTCTAAGACCTAACAGATTCTTGTGTCTCACCCTTCCAAGTACCTCAACTTCCACGGCGAATTCCATTTCGGCTTTCGAGTTCATAGACTTCAGTTTCTTGACCGCTATCTGAATTTATATATACatgaaaaattacaaaaaaagtcagcagcaataaaatattttcatatccTAAACATGCAATCCTaatattcattttttttctaACCAAACTCCATTATATAACATTGCTCTTGGTAAAGGAGCGATGCGAATCTTGATTTCTTTAGTAATGGTGATATTGTGGAAATTttgtgattttaattttttccacaaaaaattctgatgaaaattttgaaaaatcgaatctttaatttattttgaatatcccAAAGAACATGCATGGTTTATATAAATTTACTTGAAGTCCATCTGATGCTTTGCCCCAATACACACTCCCAAAGCCTCCTTCTCCGAGCTTGTAATCTTCACAGAAACCATTTGTAGCAGAATGCAGCTCCTTGTACGTGAAAATTCTCCATGTATTGCAATTTCCTCCACTGAATGTTAGCCTAAAAAAACCCCAAAAAATGAATATtcttaaattatattatatatatgaaaaaaaaccagatatataaaaataaaaattatatataatttgtttttgAACGTACCCTTCCTCAACTTTTTCGGAATCACAGCAACTCAGGGATGAACCCATTGCTTGGCTTACAGGGTTTCTGAGTTCGAAATAAGACAAGTTTTAATTTCTTATAGATTTTCGATTGTTTTGAAGTAATATTTTCACTGATGATGCCAAATTTGTCATCCTCGAACTGGCACTGCCGCCCTCAGCCGGCGGAGCTTGTTAAGTTTAAAGCAATATAATAAAAAGAGTAGATCTACgatctcacaaatttttatcttcataataaaaaaataatacgaCTATtaacataaaagtaatatttttttatggatgacccaaataagatattcgtctcataaaatacaacccctgagactgtctcacagaaGTATTTGCATATAAAAAAACACGGGCTCAGAATCTAACTAAATTAAAGATTcaggaaaatgatttttttttttttgtcaattaaattttttgacTTGGGGTTTTTGCCAATTAAGTTGTCAAAGTTTGGATTTGGtacaataatttttaattttggattattttgatataattacTGATATGACATCAGACAACTCAACAATTAATGAACATTTTGTTGAGATCCAAATGCTTGAATTTAACTATATCAAAATTTCAGAAAATTAAATCCATCGCCAAGACATGATTGACGTATGCATTAATAGAGACATATATTATGATTGAGCTAAATAGTCAACAAGGAAACTAATCAAGAATAAGTTCTATTCTAAATAAACAATCAACATATATAAAGTGtagtataataataattaaaaacaattgcTAATATTTTGAACGACtaattaaattctttagttatcGATTATCGTAGTTAAATTTAATTTGCTCGACGACACATTAAATCACGATTAGGTCCTTTCAATTTTGTATCATGTTTTGTTATGGTGGATACAAaacttatgatttttttttgccATTTGGCTTAGTATGGATTGAAACTTCAGCCGTACGTTttaaaaatgaaacatgtgtgtgtgtgtgtgtctatatatatatatatatatatatatatatatatatatatatatatatatatatatatatatatatatatatatatatttcatgtcTTTATTTTCAAGAATCGAGTTATTAATGAACATGCCTAATATTTTGAGTTGAGTTCAAACccgaggtatatatatatatatatatatatatatatatatatatatatatatatatatatatatatatatatatatatatatatatatatatatatatatatatatatttcatgtcTTTATTTTCAAGAATCGAGTTATTAATGAACATGCCTAATATTTTGAGTTGAGTTCAAACCCGAggtataatattttttcgtcTAATTTTTTGTTCGAGCTCGAATTTGACTATTTCGATGCCGGTCATCACCACCTGTTTGGATAGTCAAcgtattaaataaataacatattaaataaaaataattgtttccatttattaatattttgttGTACAATATACAGGTCTAATTGTAAAAtagtattatattttattgCAACGTGGATACTCGTGGTGTTTATATGTACGTGTGTGTAAATGGAGCACGAAAAACACGAGACGATTTGCTTTCTGCATGTAGGGATGGTAAAGAGGCGGGATGTAGACGGGTTTGTAATCTCCATCTCCATCTTCGAATTGTTTCTCATCCCTCGTATCCGTCCATATTCCGGCTTTTTCCGGTTCGAGGAATCTCTTAACCTGAATCTGCGGGAATCATCTCCAACTTTGCTTCAAAAATAGAAATATGACGGGGAAGAGGCAGGTTCTAAGATTGGTTCAGGAATCGAAGAACCCGAACTTAATTTTactaataataacaataataatattaattgttATCATTGGGATGGATACGGAGATGAAGATGTTATCTTTGTACATATCTCAAACTATTTCAAGGATTCAAAAATATCTTTGAACCCGAATCCAAACCTAAAAATAGTCCCCAAACCCGTCTCATTTTGGGTTTTCCCCACCCGGTCCCGAGCCCACTCGAAAATTGTCATCCCTAGGTCGTAGTAATAGGTATTGCCATTgtcatgttttaaaaaaaaaattgatgctgaaacatatatcataaaatgaaaaatgattccttttatttaatttgaaatgATTTCTCAAGTGtttatttattgaattataCAAGGTTATTTTCGGAATGCTAATTGAAATGCCAACTACAATTTTATATTACGTACTTCTGGTGGTGTAATGCGAGACGAATTAAAGGATGCAAGCCAAGATTCaaggacaaaaacttatgtgagtcggtctcacgagtcgtattttgtgagatagatattttatttaagtcatccatgaaaaagtatttactttttatgctaagagtattactttttattgtgaatatcggtagggttgactcgtctcacagataaagatttgtgagaccgtctgacaagagacctactcagatttaaagaaagaatatggattaatttattatttgaacTGGAATCGGTGCGATATTGCTAGGAAAGAAATCATATGCATGTGCTATACCTTCACCTTGATATTCAAAtgcttattaattaattaattttttttcccatttgtttttttaatttatcttaTGATTTTGTAGGAGATTAAAGAATTATATTGTAGATTCGAATATTTTTATTCATATATTGTAGACTAAGGTAATAATTAGTTGATTAGTTAGTTGAGTTGGTCATATAAAACAAGTTTTCATGACGAGCTAAAGCCGAAAATTAACGATCTAAATGATCAAAATCGTAACAAACTCAAATTGAAAGACCAATTTCACAATTTTCCCTTCAAATTAACCAATTTTCATTCACCATAAGATATTCACATATTTAGATATCAACTTTTTTCATGTCGATTGAATTAAACTGAAAATACAAAGATCAAAAGCTAGCAAAAATTTTAGATAGATCAGAATTAATATATTAACTCTAGATTAAGATATTCACATATTTAGATATCAGCTTTTTTCATAAGTtgattcagatcagatattcaTCTTACAAAAATTTACTCATGAGACGATCTTACAAGAGTTCTTGAGCACGTTTAATAGCAAATTACCTTACGTTTGAAAATATGGGGAAGATGAGGAAAGAAGAACAAATAATCGATTTAGAATATTCCCACGAAACAAAAAACTCTACAAATCCAAATGACATGTCTCTATcgaaaaataaactatattaTATCCCAAGATATTGAATAATGCATTTAGCTATATATACATGTCACTAAATAAATTACATGTTTATGTAAGCTAGTGATTGACAAGGAGTTTGAGGAGAAAATGGGTGAAGATCGAGGACTAAAATTCTCATACTAAAAATTGGAATGACACACTTGTTTGTAATTTATTTATGtcgaaaaatatataattatatgtaTAAAAGACATATATAagttttataaattcatatattATAAAACTATTAAATGAAATTTCCAGGATTTCATATTAAACCATTAAGTAATAATAACCAAATCACAAAAACTCCTATGAAACCATCTTACATCAATTTTGTGAGAGAAATCCGCTACCTGACCCAACTCATgataaaatattacattttatcgAGCGGATCGAcccgtctcacatgagatctgCCTATGAACAACATGAACGAGTGTATATTGTTCGTCAGATGTGAGGACCATGATCTTAATATATAGATTGTATATCCGTCAAATCTTTCaaacaaacataatatatagTAAAAGCTCAAATCCTATCATTCACATATATATTTAAAGCTCAAATATATATAATCGGGTTTAATATTATTAGACAGtacaatatataattttaaatccAATTTTTATTGAAACTATTTTTCGGTAGATAGGGATTGAAAATGACTTATTGGCTGCAATACGGACACGGAGACTTAAATAAATCTCACCTTTTTTCACTCTCTTTtctctgatatatatatatatgcctgTCTCTATAGCGAATGGGCAAATTCAATGCCAATTTGGTATATTGTCCCATCAAAACCCTCATCAATAACGAATCCGAACTATAACTGCTACCCACCAATAACAATTTTTTGTTTTAGTTGAGTCCTAATAATTATCATAATTATCAGACATAGCAATCGAAAcatgatattttaattaatatataatataaaagatTTGAGTCGTATCATTCTGCTAGCTTGATAATTATCAGTCAGAGCAATCGAAACgtgatattttaattaatgtacaatataaaagatttgagttgtatcgttCTGCCCGCTATAACTTTTAGTAAATAAGAAAACGTTTCATCCTACATTATTCAAACAGCAATATTCTAAAAAATTCGACATTTTGTTTTGTCCTTTTCCAAGAGAAAAATTCGATCAAAGCTTTTATTTGACTAacctataatatatatatatatatatatataatatatatatatatatatatatatatatatatatatatatatatcataacaATATCCAAGATAAATGAATCCATGATATGGAAAATTTAACGAaatgaaatttaaaactttGGAAAAAATCTGGAATATCATCTTACATTATCTCATAACTATGCACACTTTTctcctttatatatatatataaaaacctCAAATATCCTTGATCGtaagtcatatatatatatatatatatatatatatatatatatatatatatatatatatatatatatatataaactttaACAGAATGCCAGAAGTTAGCTAATTTAGCAGGTTTAAAGTACTATTAgctttaaataatatattacatCGTGGATGGATTCAGAGATTAGCAGAAAAGAGTGGACATGATTTACAACTAAAAGTAAATGAAAATATAGAATAAAgaagttaaaaaaaatttaaattacatGCCATGTTTTAGTCTAATAAATAAAGTAATTTTCAGGCCAACTTCCCTAATAATTACCTGTTATGCAAGGGATTTGATCCGGTTGGAACAAGCCGCTTATCTTCATCTGTAACCTTGGACGAATAATACCTGGAAAAATGCAGCATCGCTGATCTTGATGATGATATCTCAGTCTCCGATTCATCGGAAAACTTATGCATCTTCGGAGAAAGAAGGATGATCGATTCTCTTGCCGCAGCAGCTTTCGAGCTTAAGTTTGCTATCAtgatttgatgatgaataaGAAGAACAAGTAAAAGTAAAATTAATACCCTCATTTTGGAGAAGGTTCATGCCAACAGCATCATTCAGCAATGAGTTGttgattatataatatatatatatatatgaaaaaaattgGTTGGTgacatatatatttaaatataatgtgTTTTGTAATAAGAAATTCGTGTATTAAAGACTGTTTAGGAACCGATGTCGGTACGACGGGCCATGCAAAAGTTACGTACGGTTCAAGGTCGATCGATCGAGTAGATTACGCAGGGCTAAGTCTAATGGTTACATTGTATAAAAGCATACAGATATTGTAATGTATAAGTTCTACATTAATATTTTGGGATTATACGCGTATAGCACATGCGGTTCAAGTGAGAAAATGGACTAGCTAGTCTATGTTACGGTCGGagttttttcttttatctttcgACGAGTCAAACTCAAATATTCAAAAGTTTGGTTTGGTTATATTGTtggatcaattttatttatatgagcTTGTATGCGAATAATTATGTGTTGTGGGTTGTCTATTAAATtaagcccaaaataaagtgatcaaCTAATGTTTCGGGTTATTGAGATTTAATGTATCTAACAGGTTGTGGGCATTTAATGTGCACATACGACATAagtataatttttgtttttatgattAGCTAAAACTgaaatatcagaagataatTATAAACATTATCTATATATGTATGGGTCATAGTCTCAGATCTCGCGTTATCATGTTCTCTATTATCTCCCATTTGAAGAGAAACTAAAGGATTCTCTCAAAAAAAGAGCGCGTAGATCTGAAAGATCAAGGCACATTCTAAAGAATTCAGAAATATGGCTTCAGGTACACTTCCACTTAAATTTTCAGTCAGATTCTTAATGATTCAGTACGATGGATTCTGCGGTTTATGAATTTTTTCCAACAATTATATCTCTACTTCAAACCATAGAATCGTGTGGTGACGAcccaataaaatattaaagtatTTAATGTATCTATATCTAATGAGCCCATAAAACACAATGGGGAAAAGGGTTCGGTCGACCCTATATATCCCTGCGGACAGTGTTCGCAGGGGTCGATCCAAAGGCTCGGATTTTTCtgagtcaaattttttttttttttacagtgaGGTGGACCCGTatcactcatgtggagtgatCCGGGCCGTTCATTGTCCGTCAGGCAGTCAAACAAACCGGGGAAAAGGTTGGGAGAGTTAAGAGGCAATTACCATAAAAAGTGGGAGTCCTTCTGTAACCATTTATTATATCACAAAAATTTTTGTGCAACGATATCGCAAGTTAATTTTATgacataaaatttttatttgagttactcataaaaatattaattttattgtaaatatacaTAGATTTGATCTGTCACACgcataaaaaaatccatatattatatatatatatatataggtataTAATAACATTGATTACA from Primulina eburnea isolate SZY01 chromosome 17, ASM2296580v1, whole genome shotgun sequence carries:
- the LOC140818434 gene encoding PTI1-like tyrosine-protein kinase At3g15890, which translates into the protein MGSSLSCCDSEKVEEGLTFSGGNCNTWRIFTYKELHSATNGFCEDYKLGEGGFGSVYWGKASDGLQIAVKKLKSMNSKAEMEFAVEVEVLGRVRHKNLLGLRGYCAGNDQRLIVYDYMPNLSLLSHLHGQFAGEVQLDWKKRMKIALGSAEGLLYLHHEVTPHIIHRDIKASNVLLDSNFDPLVADFGFAKLIPEGVSHMTTRVKGTLGYLAPEYAMWGKVSESCDVYSFGILLLEMVTGRKPIEKLPGGIKRTITEWSEPFISRGRFRDLVDPKLRGNFDENQLIRTVNVAALCVQTEAEKRPNMKEVVSLLKGQEPNPKGSNAKIKSFRYGEDLMDLDQASDNEHNGYEDEIGVYGVFGDLETQKMKDSYNRRSYGKKI